From a single Sphingobium lignivorans genomic region:
- the ilvN gene encoding acetolactate synthase small subunit, whose protein sequence is MHIRQEDSERHVLSVMVDNEAGILSRISGLFSARGYNIESLTVADVSEDHKISRVTIVTNGPPRVIDQIIAQLERLVPVHQVTDLTEIGPFVERELALVKVAGTGDARIEALRLADVFRAKVVDTTLDSFVFEITGPTSKVDTFVGLMRELGLVEVGRTGVVGMLRGLAA, encoded by the coding sequence ATGCACATCCGGCAGGAAGACAGCGAGCGACACGTGCTCTCCGTCATGGTCGACAATGAGGCCGGTATCCTCTCGCGGATTTCGGGCCTCTTTTCCGCGCGTGGCTACAATATCGAGAGCCTCACCGTCGCCGACGTGAGCGAGGACCACAAGATCAGCCGGGTCACCATCGTGACCAACGGCCCGCCTCGCGTGATCGACCAGATCATCGCGCAGCTCGAGCGGCTCGTGCCGGTCCACCAGGTCACCGACCTGACCGAGATCGGCCCCTTCGTCGAGCGCGAGTTGGCGCTGGTCAAGGTCGCCGGCACTGGCGATGCCCGCATCGAGGCACTGCGGCTGGCGGACGTGTTCCGCGCGAAGGTCGTCGACACGACGCTCGACAGCTTCGTGTTCGAAATCACCGGGCCGACCAGCAAGGTCGACACCTTCGTGGGCCTCATGCGCGAGCTGGGGCTGGTCGAGGTCGGGCGGACCGGCGTGGTTGGCATGCTGCGCGGTCTGGCGGCCTGA
- a CDS encoding AAA family ATPase, with protein sequence MRILALASQKGGSGKTTLSGHLAVQAQRAGAGPVVLIDIDPQGSLADWWNERTEEFPAFAQTTVARLASDLELLRQQGFKLAVIDTPPAITMAIQSVIGVAELIVVPTRPSPHDLRAVGATVDLCERAGKPLIFVVNAATPKARITSEAAIALSQHGTVAPVTVHHRTDFASSMIDGRTVMDFDVNGKSAREIEALWTYVADRLERNFRRTVFSSGHPTTMIRHQGGFGRRIVN encoded by the coding sequence GTGAGAATCTTGGCACTTGCGTCCCAGAAGGGCGGTTCGGGCAAGACGACCTTGTCCGGGCATCTCGCTGTCCAGGCCCAGCGCGCGGGCGCCGGGCCGGTCGTGCTCATCGATATCGATCCGCAGGGCTCGCTGGCCGACTGGTGGAATGAGCGCACCGAGGAATTCCCCGCCTTTGCCCAGACGACCGTGGCCCGCCTCGCCTCGGACCTCGAACTGCTCCGGCAGCAGGGTTTCAAGCTCGCCGTCATCGATACGCCGCCCGCCATCACCATGGCGATCCAGAGCGTGATCGGCGTGGCCGAGCTGATCGTCGTGCCGACGCGCCCCAGCCCGCATGACCTGCGCGCCGTGGGTGCCACGGTCGACCTGTGCGAACGTGCGGGCAAACCCCTGATCTTCGTCGTGAATGCCGCGACGCCGAAGGCGCGCATCACGTCCGAAGCGGCCATCGCCCTTTCCCAGCACGGCACGGTCGCCCCCGTCACCGTTCATCACCGCACCGATTTCGCCTCATCGATGATCGACGGGCGGACGGTCATGGACTTCGATGTCAATGGCAAGTCCGCCAGGGAAATCGAGGCTCTGTGGACCTATGTCGCGGATCGGCTGGAGCGCAACTTCCGTCGCACCGTCTTCTCGTCGGGCCACCCCACGACCATGATCCGCCACCAGGGCGGCTTTGGCAGAAGGATCGTCAACTGA
- the miaA gene encoding tRNA (adenosine(37)-N6)-dimethylallyltransferase MiaA, producing the protein MPSAIENSVLHDPERPPVALIAGPTASGKSAVALRLAEATGGVIVNADASQVYADLAVLTARPPAADLARAEHRLFGHVDGLEDYSAARWASEARAQIDAAHAQGRSAILVGGTGLYLDTLLRGIAPVPEIDPAIRAAVRAMPVSQSWPLLAREDPEAAARLRPSDTTRVARALEVVRSTGRPLAEWQKHREGGIIGRMPIRAAVVMLPRDVLHARAAQRLDEMLKGGAVEEVATLMARDLPADRPVLRALGVREIADMLAGRTTPEEAHAAIFTLTRAYQKRQTTWARNRQRDWTMRAPGEITSMEDLAIL; encoded by the coding sequence ATGCCGTCAGCCATTGAGAATTCCGTCTTGCACGACCCGGAGCGGCCGCCGGTCGCGCTTATTGCCGGGCCGACGGCCAGCGGCAAGAGCGCAGTCGCGCTGCGCCTCGCCGAAGCGACCGGCGGCGTGATCGTGAATGCCGATGCAAGCCAGGTCTATGCCGATCTTGCCGTGCTCACCGCGCGCCCGCCCGCAGCCGACCTTGCCCGGGCGGAGCACCGGCTGTTCGGCCATGTCGACGGGCTGGAGGATTATTCGGCCGCGCGATGGGCGAGCGAAGCGCGCGCGCAGATCGATGCGGCGCATGCGCAGGGCCGGTCCGCGATCCTGGTGGGGGGGACCGGGCTCTATCTCGACACGCTGCTGCGCGGGATCGCGCCGGTGCCGGAGATCGACCCGGCGATCCGTGCCGCTGTGCGCGCCATGCCGGTCTCGCAGAGCTGGCCCCTGCTCGCCCGGGAGGATCCCGAAGCCGCCGCCCGCCTGCGCCCGAGCGACACGACACGCGTCGCCCGCGCGCTCGAAGTGGTGCGTTCCACCGGCCGTCCGCTGGCCGAATGGCAGAAGCACCGCGAGGGCGGCATCATTGGGCGGATGCCGATCCGCGCCGCCGTCGTCATGCTGCCGCGTGATGTGCTCCATGCGCGCGCGGCGCAGCGACTCGACGAGATGCTGAAAGGTGGCGCGGTGGAGGAAGTGGCCACGCTGATGGCGCGCGATCTGCCGGCCGATCGCCCCGTGCTGCGGGCGCTGGGCGTCCGGGAGATCGCGGACATGCTGGCTGGGCGCACCACGCCCGAGGAAGCGCATGCCGCCATCTTCACGCTCACGCGCGCTTATCAGAAGCGCCAGACGACATGGGCGCGCAATCGCCAGCGCGACTGGACCATGCGCGCGCCCGGCGAGATCACAAGCATGGAGGATCTCGCGATCCTCTGA
- a CDS encoding collagen-binding domain-containing protein, which translates to MRRSFKAIAMAMLAATLGSPALAAGDAAAGLEAFSQYNLITLGDWTTNSHVDGKVLVGGNAKGGNGVVGAGGGGGSNTPVETPTIVIRGDNLLSGLTINNGSNGGSPLATGPSAVIGGNSTSGTLTLNGSKQTLVVGGNFSTTNMNVTTGDTISVGRNVNASIAANNAPSVRIGGTYNGNANSGHPLIQASQGIDFNASDVAAHTGIFTTLGADLAALSSSLASVSVPSNPSSYSIAGNLLTLTGVAGDNGFSVISLTAAELNSIGQIKYDFAGVGADPIVINVDGSAAVNLNANFLGGAMTFAQQVVWNFLGEEVTFSGSQFVGSVLAPNAHLTLASNNIDGNVAVGSFTQYGEVHNYGFNGSFPPPPAVPEPATWAMLLAGFGLVGSAMRGKKARAALA; encoded by the coding sequence ATGCGTCGTTCCTTCAAAGCTATCGCTATGGCCATGCTGGCCGCCACGCTGGGTTCCCCGGCGCTCGCCGCCGGCGATGCCGCCGCGGGCCTCGAGGCCTTCTCCCAGTATAATCTGATCACGCTCGGGGACTGGACGACCAACAGCCATGTCGACGGCAAGGTGCTTGTCGGCGGCAATGCCAAGGGCGGCAACGGCGTGGTGGGCGCCGGTGGCGGCGGTGGCTCGAACACGCCCGTCGAAACGCCGACCATCGTCATCCGGGGCGACAATCTCCTGTCCGGCCTTACGATCAACAATGGCTCCAATGGCGGCAGCCCGCTTGCCACCGGCCCGAGCGCGGTCATCGGCGGCAACAGTACGAGCGGCACGCTCACGCTCAATGGCTCGAAGCAGACGCTGGTCGTCGGCGGCAATTTCTCGACCACCAACATGAACGTGACCACCGGGGACACGATCAGCGTCGGGCGCAACGTGAATGCCAGCATCGCCGCGAACAACGCGCCGTCCGTCCGCATCGGCGGCACGTACAATGGCAACGCCAATAGCGGCCATCCGCTGATCCAGGCGAGCCAGGGCATCGATTTCAACGCGAGCGACGTGGCTGCCCATACCGGCATCTTCACCACGCTGGGAGCCGATCTGGCAGCCCTGTCGTCCTCGCTGGCGAGCGTCTCGGTTCCCTCGAACCCGAGCAGCTATTCCATCGCCGGCAATCTGCTGACGCTCACCGGCGTGGCCGGGGACAATGGCTTCTCGGTCATTTCGCTCACCGCTGCGGAGCTGAACAGCATCGGCCAGATCAAATATGATTTCGCCGGCGTGGGCGCCGATCCCATCGTCATCAACGTGGACGGCAGCGCGGCAGTCAATCTCAATGCGAATTTCCTCGGCGGCGCGATGACGTTTGCCCAGCAGGTGGTCTGGAACTTCCTCGGCGAAGAAGTGACGTTCAGCGGCAGCCAGTTCGTCGGCTCCGTCCTTGCGCCGAACGCCCATCTCACGCTCGCCAGCAACAATATCGACGGGAACGTCGCCGTCGGCTCGTTCACCCAATATGGCGAAGTGCATAATTACGGCTTCAACGGCAGCTTCCCGCCGCCGCCGGCGGTTCCGGAGCCCGCGACCTGGGCCATGCTGCTGGCCGGCTTCGGCCTCGTCGGCTCCGCGATGCGCGGCAAGAAGGCCCGGGCAGCGCTGGCCTGA
- the serB gene encoding phosphoserine phosphatase SerB, with product MIATLVAHEGLGQGVVDRAREALVAAGLETAPPVWIDEGEAVDIAFSGDRALARSAIEALALPADLFVLAQANRDCRLFIADMDSTMITIECIDELADYAGLKPQIAEVTERAMRGELDFAEALAGRVALLKGLDEAVLDQCREERVRLMPGARALVRTLVARGACTILVSGGFVPFAGPVSAAIGFHRQVANILHVADGKLAGTVEQPIVDAARKRAELLGAIDALGISPAQSIAIGDGANDIPMIEAAGLGVAYHAKPRTRAAADVAIDRGDLSTLLHALGIPRAQWMDD from the coding sequence ATGATCGCGACCTTAGTCGCGCATGAGGGACTTGGGCAGGGGGTGGTGGACCGCGCGCGCGAGGCGCTGGTGGCTGCCGGGCTGGAAACTGCGCCGCCGGTGTGGATCGACGAGGGCGAAGCGGTCGATATCGCCTTCAGCGGTGACCGAGCGCTGGCCCGCTCGGCGATCGAGGCGCTGGCGCTGCCCGCCGATCTCTTCGTGCTCGCCCAGGCCAATCGCGATTGCCGCCTGTTCATCGCGGACATGGACTCTACGATGATCACCATCGAATGCATCGACGAACTGGCGGATTATGCAGGGCTCAAGCCGCAGATTGCCGAAGTGACGGAGCGGGCGATGCGCGGCGAGCTCGATTTCGCCGAAGCACTCGCGGGGCGGGTCGCCTTGCTCAAGGGACTGGATGAGGCCGTGCTGGACCAGTGCCGCGAGGAGCGGGTGCGGCTGATGCCCGGCGCGCGCGCGCTGGTGCGCACGCTCGTTGCGCGCGGGGCCTGCACCATCCTGGTGTCCGGTGGCTTCGTGCCCTTTGCCGGGCCAGTGAGCGCGGCGATCGGCTTTCATCGGCAGGTCGCGAACATCCTGCATGTCGCGGACGGCAAGCTGGCGGGCACGGTGGAGCAGCCGATCGTGGATGCGGCGCGCAAGCGGGCCGAGCTGCTCGGGGCCATTGATGCGCTCGGCATCAGCCCCGCCCAGTCGATCGCCATCGGCGACGGCGCGAACGACATTCCCATGATCGAGGCCGCGGGGCTGGGCGTGGCTTATCATGCCAAGCCACGCACACGCGCCGCCGCCGATGTCGCGATCGATCGGGGCGATCTCAGCACTCTGCTGCATGCGCTCGGCATTCCCCGGGCCCAGTGGATGGACGACTGA
- a CDS encoding SPOR domain-containing protein, with translation MACCSSSRGAGKTPSPISRHRPERGEPRAQYVYGTALFNGDLAPRDWVKAYALMTSAARAGIGQATASLAEMDRYIPEAQRTEGLAMAASMASGEASEEAPTVRAVAVAPSLRIAQGSAPVPVPAAKARTDRAATMPASVQAPVRSAPAPQVAATPATPNPTPPRVTPSPAPANARPVPRPSASGRWRIQLGAFKEQGRAQALWASLGKKVPALSGFQPAFIAANGFTRLLVGPLDNAADARALCERIRPTGTPCMATSQ, from the coding sequence ATGGCCTGCTGCTCTTCCAGCAGGGGCGCCGGGAAGACGCCATCGCCTATATCAAGGCATCGGCCCGAGCGCGGCGAGCCGCGTGCGCAATATGTCTACGGGACAGCCCTGTTCAATGGCGACCTGGCCCCGCGCGACTGGGTGAAAGCCTATGCGCTGATGACGAGCGCGGCGCGCGCCGGCATCGGTCAGGCTACCGCCAGCCTCGCCGAGATGGATCGCTATATTCCCGAGGCGCAGCGAACGGAGGGACTGGCCATGGCCGCGTCCATGGCGTCCGGCGAAGCGTCGGAAGAGGCGCCGACTGTCCGGGCCGTGGCGGTCGCGCCGTCATTGCGCATCGCGCAGGGCTCCGCTCCTGTCCCGGTGCCGGCGGCCAAAGCGCGCACGGATCGCGCAGCGACAATGCCCGCATCCGTGCAGGCGCCGGTCCGTTCTGCGCCCGCGCCACAGGTCGCGGCGACGCCAGCCACACCGAACCCAACGCCCCCCCGGGTCACGCCTTCACCGGCGCCCGCGAACGCTCGCCCGGTGCCGCGTCCATCAGCCTCGGGACGCTGGCGTATCCAGCTCGGCGCTTTCAAGGAGCAAGGCCGTGCACAGGCGCTGTGGGCCTCGCTCGGCAAGAAGGTCCCTGCCCTTTCAGGCTTCCAGCCAGCGTTCATCGCAGCGAACGGCTTCACCCGGCTGCTGGTCGGTCCGCTGGACAATGCCGCCGATGCCCGGGCCCTTTGCGAGCGGATCCGCCCGACCGGGACGCCCTGCATGGCGACCAGCCAGTAG
- a CDS encoding SPOR domain-containing protein has translation MAKRTFSIMLASGAILGSSMVGCSGAGRDHRPAISAAQAPTLGARVEQALAGKDYARALLQAEALVAAAPQDADARALLGRAYLANGRYLSARTAFSDAMTLGNRDVRTIISLALTQAGLGDDAAARALLAEHAGSLPAADYGLAMAMAGDVREGARALLAASREPDATAQTRQNLAYALALGGAWGQARLVAGQDLPAREAEQRIAQWSRISEGEEKGARVHAMIGVVPRADDAGQPERLALRGTGETPARMAALADPVAQARAELSMASAEPAAAPAAEPVAMAAAEPKPASPDTLALAAAFESGNETASPMIHAPADPMRRAVRDAFQRSGGSDAQTLVARTGMSRVARLVAPVADARASDWVVQLGAYDNEAVAREKWAKLSRTRDAVGGFNEVHSEVTLNGRAFHRLAIRGFGDRASAVTLCNSLRASGQPCFVRLDDTDSTRMARARAKGEDSRVASAKQAAGSSRLAAR, from the coding sequence ATGGCGAAACGGACCTTCTCGATCATGCTGGCTTCCGGGGCGATCCTCGGATCATCCATGGTTGGCTGCAGCGGGGCAGGGCGGGATCATCGCCCGGCGATCAGTGCGGCCCAGGCGCCGACGCTTGGCGCGCGCGTCGAGCAGGCGCTGGCCGGCAAAGATTATGCCCGCGCGCTGCTGCAGGCCGAAGCGCTGGTGGCCGCCGCACCACAGGATGCGGATGCCCGGGCCCTGCTTGGCCGGGCCTATCTCGCCAACGGGCGCTATCTTTCCGCGCGGACTGCGTTCAGCGATGCGATGACGCTGGGCAACCGGGATGTGCGCACGATCATCAGCCTTGCGCTGACGCAGGCCGGGCTCGGCGATGACGCAGCCGCCCGGGCCTTGCTCGCGGAGCATGCCGGCTCTCTGCCCGCTGCCGATTATGGGCTCGCCATGGCCATGGCCGGGGACGTGCGCGAAGGCGCCCGCGCCCTGCTTGCAGCGAGCCGTGAGCCGGATGCGACGGCGCAGACTCGCCAGAATCTGGCTTATGCCCTTGCGCTGGGTGGCGCGTGGGGACAGGCGCGACTCGTTGCCGGGCAGGACCTGCCCGCGCGCGAGGCCGAGCAGCGCATTGCCCAATGGTCCCGCATTTCGGAAGGCGAAGAGAAGGGCGCGCGCGTCCATGCGATGATCGGCGTCGTTCCGCGCGCCGACGATGCCGGCCAGCCCGAACGCCTCGCGCTGCGCGGGACCGGCGAGACCCCCGCGCGGATGGCGGCGCTCGCCGACCCGGTCGCGCAGGCGCGCGCCGAGCTTTCCATGGCGTCGGCCGAACCGGCCGCGGCGCCGGCAGCCGAACCGGTGGCCATGGCCGCCGCGGAGCCGAAGCCGGCATCGCCCGATACGCTCGCACTGGCCGCAGCCTTCGAATCCGGCAATGAAACGGCCTCGCCGATGATCCACGCGCCGGCCGACCCGATGCGTCGCGCGGTCCGGGATGCGTTCCAGCGGTCCGGCGGCTCGGATGCGCAGACACTAGTTGCGCGCACTGGCATGAGCCGTGTTGCCCGTCTGGTCGCTCCGGTTGCCGACGCGCGCGCAAGTGACTGGGTCGTCCAGCTTGGCGCTTACGACAATGAAGCGGTGGCGCGGGAAAAGTGGGCGAAGCTCAGCCGCACCCGTGATGCTGTCGGCGGCTTCAACGAGGTCCACAGCGAAGTCACGCTGAACGGTCGCGCCTTTCATCGCCTCGCCATTCGCGGCTTTGGCGATCGTGCGTCGGCGGTGACGCTGTGCAATTCCCTCCGCGCCTCGGGCCAGCCCTGCTTCGTGCGTCTCGACGATACGGACAGCACCCGAATGGCCCGTGCCCGGGCAAAGGGAGAGGACAGCAGGGTCGCTTCCGCGAAACAGGCAGCCGGTTCGTCACGTCTCGCGGCGCGCTGA
- a CDS encoding glycosyltransferase, giving the protein MRPLHILIPFPDFHGGGLEAVALRLAERWRASGHKVTILVGASDGPMRGRVPAGVDVRILEPERPRAAFSGLSLGRYLAEPARGLSPDLIFIPGNHHLLARPLRAALPGTPIVAKISNPLLMPPLSDPRLTWLARPALRIATSGIDWFVALSHGLAEEARFQLGHDRVSTILNPNVDDVPLTHFLFRPPLAASETLTIALVGRLEPQKDIPLALRTVQRVAARRPVHLHVYGDGGERARIEALIARLGLQETVTLAGYTDNVKGALASARLLLVTSRFEGVPGVVPEATALGLPVITTPCSHFVREFLKNESLGRVVEEGTPDALAAAILRQAAIAGPDAALAAQALEPLRQSTSAGHYLDLFERLLREREAL; this is encoded by the coding sequence ATGCGGCCCCTGCACATCCTCATTCCCTTTCCCGATTTCCACGGCGGCGGGCTCGAAGCCGTCGCGCTGCGCCTCGCCGAACGCTGGCGCGCAAGCGGACACAAAGTCACGATCCTTGTTGGGGCGAGCGACGGACCGATGCGCGGCCGGGTGCCCGCAGGCGTCGATGTGCGCATCCTCGAGCCGGAGCGACCCCGTGCCGCCTTTTCCGGCCTTTCGCTCGGACGTTACTTGGCGGAGCCCGCGCGCGGTCTCTCGCCCGATCTGATCTTCATTCCGGGCAATCATCACCTGCTTGCCCGTCCGCTCCGCGCGGCCCTGCCCGGCACACCGATCGTCGCAAAGATCAGCAATCCCTTGCTGATGCCACCGCTGTCGGATCCGCGCCTCACCTGGCTGGCACGGCCTGCGCTGCGCATCGCGACCTCCGGCATCGACTGGTTCGTGGCGCTTTCGCACGGACTTGCCGAGGAAGCGCGCTTCCAGCTCGGCCATGACCGAGTGAGCACTATCCTCAATCCGAATGTCGACGATGTTCCGCTGACGCATTTCCTCTTCCGCCCGCCCCTCGCCGCATCTGAGACGTTGACGATCGCGCTCGTCGGGCGGCTGGAGCCACAGAAGGATATTCCGCTCGCGCTGCGGACAGTGCAACGCGTCGCCGCCCGGCGCCCCGTGCATCTCCATGTCTATGGCGATGGCGGCGAACGCGCACGGATCGAGGCGCTTATCGCGCGGCTGGGCCTGCAGGAAACGGTCACCCTCGCCGGCTATACGGACAATGTGAAAGGCGCACTGGCCTCCGCGCGCCTTCTGCTCGTCACCTCCCGTTTCGAGGGCGTGCCAGGGGTCGTGCCGGAAGCGACCGCACTCGGCCTTCCCGTGATCACCACGCCCTGCTCCCACTTCGTGCGCGAGTTCCTGAAGAACGAGAGCCTTGGCCGTGTCGTGGAGGAGGGCACGCCGGATGCGCTTGCCGCGGCGATCCTGCGTCAGGCGGCCATTGCCGGCCCGGATGCTGCGCTGGCCGCGCAGGCGCTGGAGCCGCTCCGGCAAAGCACGTCTGCGGGGCACTATCTCGATCTCTTCGAACGGCTTCTCCGGGAGCGGGAAGCATTGTGA
- a CDS encoding acetolactate synthase 3 large subunit, whose protein sequence is MAEKSGAEILVQCLIDLGVDTVFGYPGGAVLPIYDTIFGHTAINHVLVRHEQAAAHAAEGYARSTGKPGVVLVTSGPGATNAITGITDALLDSIPIVVITGQVATHLIGTDAFQEADTVGLTRHCTKHNYLVKDPGNLARVVHEAFHIATSGRPGPVVIDIPKDVQVATAAYEKPVLNAHPSYRPQIEPDASVIEQTVDLIMKAERPILYTGGGIINSGPGASLSLRALAELTGAPVTSTLMGLGAFPASSRQWLGMLGMHGTYEANWAMNKADLILCLGARFDDRVTGRLDAFAPHSKKVHVDIDRSSINKTVQVDVPVVGDVGRAIEAIMAGLKARGFQQPDLAEWWARIEGWRARKSLDYVEGGDEIMPQRAIAELFRATRDRDVIITTEVGQHQMWAAQHFHFDSPNKWLTSGGLGTMGYGFPAAIGAQLGNPDALVIDIAGDASIQMNIQELGTAIQYRLPVKIFILNNEYMGMVRQWQELTYESRYSHSYSDSLPDFVKLAEAYGATGIRIETPDQLVPGIRAMIDTPGPVIVDCRVAKLSNCFPMIPSGAAHIDMLLDPSQVSGTMDDEAKALV, encoded by the coding sequence GTGGCCGAGAAGAGCGGCGCCGAAATCCTGGTCCAGTGCCTGATCGACCTCGGGGTCGATACGGTCTTCGGCTATCCGGGCGGCGCTGTACTACCCATTTACGATACCATCTTCGGTCATACGGCGATCAACCATGTGCTCGTCCGTCACGAGCAGGCGGCGGCGCACGCGGCGGAAGGCTATGCGCGTTCCACCGGCAAGCCGGGTGTCGTGCTGGTCACGTCGGGCCCGGGCGCGACGAATGCTATCACCGGGATCACCGATGCCCTGCTGGACTCGATCCCGATCGTGGTCATCACCGGGCAGGTCGCAACGCATCTCATCGGCACGGACGCTTTCCAGGAAGCCGATACGGTCGGCCTGACGCGCCATTGCACCAAGCATAATTATCTCGTGAAGGATCCGGGCAATCTGGCCCGCGTGGTGCACGAGGCTTTCCATATCGCGACCTCGGGCCGTCCCGGCCCGGTCGTGATCGACATTCCCAAGGACGTGCAGGTCGCGACGGCGGCTTATGAAAAGCCGGTGCTGAACGCGCATCCAAGCTATCGCCCGCAAATCGAGCCCGACGCCTCGGTCATCGAGCAGACCGTCGATCTCATCATGAAGGCGGAGCGACCGATCCTTTACACGGGCGGCGGCATCATCAACAGCGGACCCGGCGCGAGCCTCTCCCTGCGCGCCCTTGCCGAGCTCACCGGCGCGCCGGTCACCTCCACGCTGATGGGCCTGGGCGCTTTCCCGGCCTCCTCGCGGCAGTGGCTGGGGATGCTGGGCATGCACGGCACTTATGAAGCCAACTGGGCCATGAACAAGGCCGACCTCATCCTGTGCCTCGGGGCGCGTTTCGACGATCGCGTGACTGGCCGGCTGGATGCCTTCGCGCCGCACAGCAAGAAGGTCCATGTCGACATCGATCGCAGCTCGATCAACAAGACCGTGCAGGTGGATGTGCCAGTGGTCGGCGATGTCGGCCGTGCGATCGAGGCGATCATGGCGGGGCTGAAGGCGCGCGGCTTCCAGCAGCCCGATCTCGCCGAATGGTGGGCCCGGATCGAAGGCTGGCGCGCGCGCAAGTCCCTCGATTATGTCGAGGGCGGGGACGAGATCATGCCCCAGCGCGCGATCGCCGAGCTTTTCCGTGCGACGCGCGACCGTGACGTCATCATCACTACCGAAGTCGGCCAACACCAGATGTGGGCGGCCCAGCATTTCCACTTCGACAGCCCCAACAAGTGGCTGACGTCCGGTGGTCTCGGCACCATGGGCTATGGCTTTCCCGCCGCGATCGGCGCGCAACTGGGCAATCCCGATGCGCTCGTGATCGACATCGCCGGCGACGCCTCGATCCAGATGAACATCCAGGAACTCGGCACCGCGATCCAGTATCGCCTGCCGGTGAAGATCTTCATCCTGAACAACGAATATATGGGCATGGTGCGCCAGTGGCAGGAACTCACTTATGAGAGCCGCTACTCGCACAGCTATTCCGACAGCCTGCCCGATTTCGTGAAGCTGGCCGAAGCCTATGGCGCCACGGGCATCCGCATCGAGACACCGGACCAGCTCGTGCCGGGCATCCGGGCGATGATCGACACGCCCGGCCCGGTGATCGTCGATTGCCGTGTGGCGAAGCTTTCCAACTGCTTCCCGATGATTCCATCGGGTGCGGCGCACATCGACATGCTGCTCGATCCCAGCCAGGTCTCGGGCACCATGGACGACGAGGCCAAGGCCTTGGTCTGA
- the ilvC gene encoding ketol-acid reductoisomerase, which translates to MRVFYDRDADIGLIKGKKVAILGYGSQGHAHAQNLRDSGVAEVAIALRPGSASAKKAEGAGFKVMANADAAKWADVLMILAPDEHQAAIYENDIKGNLRPGAALAFAHGLNVHFGLIEPPADIDVIMIAPKGPGHTVRSEYKRGGGVPCLIAVHQDATGNAHDIALSYASGVGGGRSGIIETNFKEECETDLFGEQAVLCGGITHLIQAGFETLVEAGYAPEMAYFECLHETKLIVDLLYEGGIANMRYSISNTAEYGDITTGPRIITDETKAEMKRVLADIQSGRFVKNFVLDNRAGQPELKAARKAAAAHPIEQTGAQLRAMMPWIGANKLVDQEKN; encoded by the coding sequence ATGCGTGTTTTCTATGATCGCGACGCCGATATCGGGCTCATCAAGGGCAAGAAGGTCGCCATCCTCGGCTATGGCAGCCAGGGCCACGCCCATGCGCAGAACCTGCGCGATTCCGGCGTCGCCGAAGTCGCCATCGCCCTGCGTCCCGGCTCGGCCAGCGCGAAGAAGGCGGAAGGCGCCGGATTCAAGGTGATGGCCAATGCCGACGCGGCGAAGTGGGCGGACGTGCTCATGATCCTCGCGCCGGACGAGCATCAGGCCGCGATCTACGAGAACGACATCAAGGGCAATCTGCGCCCGGGCGCCGCGCTTGCCTTCGCCCATGGCCTCAATGTCCATTTCGGCCTGATCGAGCCTCCGGCGGACATCGACGTCATCATGATCGCACCGAAGGGCCCCGGCCACACCGTGCGCAGCGAATATAAGCGCGGCGGCGGCGTGCCCTGCCTCATCGCTGTGCATCAGGATGCGACCGGCAATGCCCATGACATCGCCCTCTCCTACGCCAGCGGCGTGGGCGGCGGCCGCTCGGGCATCATCGAGACGAACTTCAAGGAAGAGTGCGAGACCGATCTGTTCGGCGAGCAGGCTGTGCTGTGCGGCGGCATCACCCATCTCATCCAGGCCGGTTTCGAGACGCTGGTCGAGGCCGGCTACGCGCCGGAGATGGCCTATTTCGAGTGCCTGCACGAAACCAAGCTGATCGTCGACCTGCTGTATGAGGGCGGCATCGCCAACATGCGCTACTCGATCTCCAACACCGCCGAATATGGCGACATCACCACTGGCCCGCGCATCATCACGGATGAAACGAAGGCCGAGATGAAGCGCGTGCTCGCAGACATCCAGTCCGGCCGGTTCGTCAAAAACTTCGTGCTCGACAACCGCGCCGGCCAGCCGGAGCTCAAGGCCGCGCGCAAGGCCGCTGCCGCGCACCCGATCGAGCAGACCGGTGCGCAGCTGCGCGCCATGATGCCGTGGATCGGCGCCAACAAGCTTGTGGATCAGGAAAAGAACTGA